In one window of Tellurirhabdus rosea DNA:
- a CDS encoding SIR2 family protein has translation MTSEKFLSDIENIQKAIESKKLVVFVGAGVSMNSGLPSWNELVKQLKYGIGIDDNDTTDPLQVAQIYYNQKGHKEYIEKVRNLLFHKRGVYNELHDVIFDLNPEHVITTNYDNFLEQVIRKRALPFSIIKEDKDFPYSKNSNLLVKIHGDLDNDNFVLKEDDYLSYQDEHPLFDAFIKSIFSTKVVLFIGYGYSDPNLKIILHKVRNILGKDYQNSFLLTHSHFSEYKHEYLKNKGITVISFEDNQDAIDSYIKGANFKKNIYIDDNISLKIPGLYLYKLVKFIKYYDREEEKLNRKEVLDQMYLSLLKYNELRSLPYFFIASIFPFNNVKKQVGYNIHSQYSLKIRNSFIVDFFNDNTHNEHGFTSFTETYIGLLSNYEASSKKDKLNYIIEKLNSSGIYQLDLSHDARNRSKEHKPVELFTGIDKECDCLKCLYEKLKFNTLFINLTAHHITDTSNIVNDLTLAYTNYKVGNIYASCLLYEELALKAWESSNYIIYYIAKYSFKTLTHFIEYKEYKNIPKDTIKLIQEKGERINLEQIMNQLRFLPEEHLELIKYIRDGKVLQYCKYSIDELYEKIVVTYDKLNRGIIYYSGPDYFNQILFHLTSLTNFYSINCIVYDAFGNYKDCVNKALKGLLICYKFSNNYPYNNTQLNYGFCHNFVHYATLEDYKEFFITYSIEEIKLDEDSVSYLLDLINNYATSLFNENIYSSRLDKNNLVHSHIAKKVFNDNYLKIVENLLFLLSLTNIEQERIKITLKNLLKLIETSEFFYWKHFTYFYAILIKYEMIIDGNYFEKLFDVFTQKDEATLGDFVMEISKIYYNKQSIYRLSNKLHFERMMHIVHDGNTNNVYIHGDYIINLWKIVCDEYRDVVRGKIIDKLSSDFDENIYVKSSHLNIINYKMFFKEYLSYVQKMNNSYEKYEKHNGFSYSEFFTLIIMMYKLEIVLDESDIDILGELEDFMKFYINPSLFDVNSINIEWLNLTNHSTIHKHLSRFSYISQTIKNYIRKNESKLDYKNLYVTYYL, from the coding sequence ATGACGAGCGAAAAGTTTTTATCAGATATAGAAAATATACAAAAGGCAATTGAATCAAAGAAGCTAGTTGTATTTGTAGGCGCTGGCGTCTCAATGAATTCAGGCCTTCCGAGTTGGAATGAATTAGTTAAGCAATTAAAATATGGTATTGGAATAGATGACAATGACACAACAGATCCTTTACAAGTAGCGCAAATTTATTATAATCAAAAAGGTCATAAAGAATACATTGAAAAGGTTAGGAACCTGTTATTTCATAAAAGAGGCGTATATAACGAACTTCATGATGTAATTTTTGACTTAAATCCTGAACATGTAATCACTACAAATTATGATAATTTTCTTGAACAAGTAATTAGAAAAAGAGCTTTACCTTTCTCAATAATTAAAGAAGATAAAGATTTTCCGTATTCAAAAAATAGCAATTTATTAGTTAAAATTCACGGAGACCTTGATAATGATAATTTTGTATTGAAAGAAGACGATTACTTATCGTATCAGGATGAGCACCCATTGTTCGATGCTTTTATCAAGTCAATATTCTCAACAAAGGTCGTTTTGTTTATTGGCTATGGATATTCAGATCCTAACCTTAAAATTATACTCCACAAAGTTAGAAATATCTTGGGGAAGGATTATCAAAATTCATTCCTGCTTACACATTCTCACTTTTCAGAGTATAAACATGAGTATTTGAAAAATAAAGGAATTACTGTAATTAGTTTTGAAGATAATCAAGATGCAATAGATAGCTATATAAAAGGGGCAAACTTTAAAAAAAATATATATATCGATGACAACATATCCTTGAAAATTCCAGGATTATATTTATACAAATTGGTAAAATTTATAAAATATTATGATAGAGAGGAAGAAAAACTGAATAGGAAAGAAGTGCTAGATCAAATGTATCTGTCATTACTTAAATACAATGAATTAAGATCATTGCCATATTTTTTTATTGCTAGTATTTTTCCATTTAATAATGTCAAAAAGCAAGTAGGGTATAATATTCATTCGCAATATTCCTTAAAGATAAGAAACTCGTTCATTGTAGATTTTTTTAACGATAATACTCACAATGAACATGGATTTACTTCTTTTACAGAAACGTATATAGGATTGCTTAGTAATTATGAAGCATCAAGTAAAAAAGACAAGTTGAATTATATTATAGAAAAGTTAAATTCAAGTGGAATATATCAGCTTGACTTAAGCCATGATGCTAGAAATAGGTCAAAAGAGCATAAGCCTGTAGAATTATTTACAGGCATCGATAAAGAATGCGATTGCCTTAAGTGCTTGTATGAAAAGCTTAAATTTAATACGTTATTTATTAATTTAACTGCCCATCATATAACAGATACTTCTAATATTGTAAATGACCTAACTTTGGCTTATACTAATTATAAAGTTGGCAATATTTATGCATCTTGTTTGCTATATGAAGAGTTAGCATTAAAGGCGTGGGAAAGCTCTAATTATATAATTTATTACATAGCAAAATACAGCTTTAAAACTTTAACACATTTTATTGAATATAAAGAGTATAAAAATATACCAAAAGATACAATTAAATTGATTCAGGAAAAAGGTGAAAGAATCAACCTTGAGCAAATAATGAATCAGCTTAGATTTTTGCCTGAAGAACATTTAGAGTTGATTAAATATATAAGGGACGGAAAAGTTTTGCAATATTGTAAATATAGTATTGATGAATTATATGAGAAAATAGTTGTGACTTATGATAAACTTAATAGAGGTATAATATATTACTCAGGGCCAGATTACTTTAATCAGATATTGTTTCATCTTACTTCTTTAACAAATTTTTATTCGATTAATTGTATTGTATATGATGCTTTTGGTAATTACAAGGATTGTGTAAACAAAGCTTTGAAAGGCTTATTAATTTGCTATAAGTTTTCAAATAACTATCCTTATAATAATACACAATTGAATTATGGGTTTTGTCACAATTTTGTACATTATGCTACTTTAGAGGATTACAAAGAATTTTTTATTACTTATTCAATTGAAGAAATAAAGCTTGATGAAGATTCTGTAAGTTATTTGTTAGATTTAATCAACAATTATGCTACTTCATTATTTAATGAAAATATTTATTCCTCAAGATTAGACAAAAATAATTTAGTTCATTCGCATATAGCAAAAAAAGTATTTAACGACAATTATCTTAAAATTGTCGAAAATTTGCTTTTCCTTCTTAGCTTAACGAACATTGAGCAGGAAAGAATAAAAATCACATTAAAAAACTTGCTTAAGCTAATAGAAACATCTGAATTCTTTTATTGGAAACATTTTACCTATTTTTATGCGATACTTATAAAGTACGAAATGATAATTGATGGTAATTATTTTGAAAAGTTATTTGATGTTTTTACTCAGAAAGATGAGGCAACACTTGGCGACTTTGTAATGGAAATAAGTAAAATATATTATAATAAACAAAGTATTTATAGGCTATCAAATAAACTTCATTTTGAAAGAATGATGCATATTGTGCATGATGGAAATACAAATAATGTATATATTCACGGTGATTATATAATTAATTTATGGAAAATAGTTTGTGATGAATATAGAGATGTAGTTAGAGGTAAAATAATAGATAAGCTATCAAGTGACTTTGATGAGAATATATATGTAAAATCATCGCATTTAAATATTATTAATTATAAAATGTTTTTTAAAGAGTACCTTTCCTATGTTCAAAAAATGAACAATTCATATGAAAAATATGAGAAACATAATGGATTTAGTTATAGTGAGTTTTTTACGTTAATAATAATGATGTATAAACTTGAGATTGTCTTGGATGAATCTGATATTGATATCTTAGGGGAGTTGGAAGACTTCATGAAATTTTATATAAATCCAAGCTTGTTCGATGTAAATTCTATAAATATTGAATGGTTAAATTTAACTAATCATTCGACTATACATAAACACTTAAGTCGTTTTTCATATATATCTCAAACTATAAAAAATTATATTCGTAAGAACGAATCTAAATTAGATTATAAAAATTTATATGTAACTTACTATTTGTAG